ATACGAATGAAACTTAAAACTGGACAGTCGAAGTTAAATATGCTCGGTCGGACGCGCGTCGGTTTGAACTACGAGCAGAAGCACTAATAGAAAACTAGtcgtcaattttttatcagaagCGCGTAGCTTTGTGTTTACTCACACGatgttttttaatctaaaattatgtatagaataaatattcaatataatcacagaaattaatatgttaatagattttttatgaaacaaattGATGCTATAAAAATGTCTACTTAATGCTAACACGAAAattcaagtattttttaaaaattctatttatagaaataagaaTCTCTCATGCATAAATTTCTGCTTGCAATTCCTAGATAGCTATAATTCCTATAGCTTTCAGAAAATGATAACATTACATTGAAAATACAGTTGCGATGCAAAGAATTATGAAACAAAGCTTGCTTAATattcatgtaaaaaaatgagtGCTTGCAatctcatttataaaatatcaataaattctaCAGCGTTCAATAAACTCTCTTATGCGTAAAACAGGGATAATATAATCATTCCTTTCCGTATCAATAGTCATATTTCGAATCAATAGATGCTTCGCAATAGATTTGGAATCAAATTGCAACCAATTTGTTTTAGAGTTACGAAAGTACCGCTCTAAGCGCAATGCCAATAAAATATCGCGCAAATAATTCGATCCGCGAAACATTCCGTAAAGCGCATTGGCATGCGCACGTTCCTCCTCCTACGCGTTCATAAGGAATGCAAAATACTTCAGAAGTTGCTTCAACATTACTAACCCGTCGTTCGTAGATTGGCGTTTCGCGTAAATATCGTCGGATATCGCCGTTCCTCGCGAACACGCCGCTCGCGCGACTCGGGTGATTCCCTCGAGCGTGCGAGTCAGATCGCAGGGATCAAATCATTCGATTCTGTGTGCTCTTTGCAGGCAGCGATACGAGGATCCTCTCGCGACGTGATACAAGCAGTGATCTCACTCTCGGGAGTCCGTCGAGACTAGGCTTTGCGCGGGAGGAGAAGAGCGAGTCGACGAACGACAGAGAGCTAAGAGAGACAGAtaaagagggaaagagagagcgcgcgAAAGTCTGGGAACGAGACGAAGGGAGACGGAGAGTGCACaaagtaagagagagagagagaaagagaaagagtgagagtGACGGAGTGCACTGAGAAAGGAGACAGACGGAGACAGAAGAAGTGGTGGGAGTGACTCCGGGCGTTagcgagagagcgaaagagGCGGGTAGAGGGAAAGGAGAGACAGAGACTCGACCAAGAGAAGGAGCGGTGGGAATTTATAAGGATGTTCGCGATAATGCCGATGGAGACAGAGGGGCACGGCAGGGAGTTCGGCCGGCGGCAGAAGATGCGCGCCAAGTGCACGGTAGAGTTCGTCTGCAAGTACTGCCAGCGGCGCTTCACGAAGCCCTACAACCTCATGATCCACGAGCGCAGCCATAAGGACGACGTGACCTTCACCTGCGAGGTCTGCGGAAAGTCCTTCAAGCGGCAGGAAAACCTCAAGCAGCACAGGTACATCATTATTTCGTTTCTTTCTTCGTTTTATCGACagtttttgtttgtttgttcgTTTTGTGtggttttttttgttttttttgttttttttgtttttgatttttttttcttgtttcgtTCCGAAGACTTCTATTTTTGCACGCTCGCACGGAACACGTATACGCGATCTGATCCATGATCAATCGCCGCGATCTCCGAGTGCTCTTTAGGGGGTCTCCTTGCAACAAGGGGAATCCCGTTCGCGAGTATGGCGTCGTACGTATGAAGAAGATACTCGCGACACACCTGACGTTGTAGAATACCGACAATGTCCCTGTTGGAATATCGCGGCGACCGATCGTGAATCAGACGGCAGTGCGTGACTCTCACTTGCAAGAACCTACGCACGAAAAGTCGAAGCAGCACCGGAGACGTTTTCGTGTTCGTTATTCGCACATCCTCGCCGCTGTTCGCCGCGCGACGGGACTGGTCGATAGAAAATGATTAGCTCTGTCAGCGGTACTCGAGAAGTCAAGCTGGACTGAAATTAACCGTCGTTAGATTGCGTCATCGGCTGTTGCAGCAATCTTCTtctattgcaattattattcatttttttttatatagcaagaaagaaaattgtgcTTCTGTCAATCCATTGGCAGTCGTTTTGATGCTGCGTAGTGAAGAGTTCTcaagtttttttgtttgtcGTTTAGTGTGTTGtttttggttttatttttggtttaaggttttttagtttttgtttgttttaatattctatcttcaatttatttaaattatctttgcaTTTGTTGCGAAAAAATTTGGTTTTGTTTTGTAGGACTGGATTTTAAGTTGCGAGATTAATACAAGAAATCGGTCAATCTTTGGGaaaggcaaaaaaaaaaaaaaaaagataatcgGTTGAAATCAATACCTCATTTTGTGGACTGACTAAACATGATTTAGCGAACTCGTTACAAACCACTCGTTACTCGACGCAACGAAATCCTGAGACGCTTACGAGCCATCGAGTGATTTTACGTAGAGAAATAAAGATATCGCGGTGTGAATGACAGAAAATTAAGTGTTAATACGTCACGAAAATGTCTCACGGTGATGTTCCAGTGTAACGACACTCGCGCAAAACGTTCCATGCGTAAGAGGTTTgtcgttttaaaatatacaaaaacttCAAATTTTTGCTATCAAAATCGCAATGTCgagtaaagaaaattatatattaattccaaGATACGGCTGAtctcgaaaaaaaagatgCGGCTGAGAGAGGTTTATATGAGTCAGTTTTACGtgtttaaaactaatttaaatgcatcaatagacgatgatgatgatgatgatgatgtcACGGCAGTAAAAAGAGATTGCGTGACTCTGAAAGCgatatgagaaattttaatcacGTACATTAtcatgatataaattataattcaccattattacttaaataataaatttttctactaaTTGTAGACCGTTTGTGCTGCAAGGACTTTAACGCAAACATAATCACTTGTGTTGTTTCATTTTCTACACACGTAACTTAAAATATGC
This genomic window from Linepithema humile isolate Giens D197 chromosome 5, Lhum_UNIL_v1.0, whole genome shotgun sequence contains:
- the drm gene encoding protein drumstick isoform X2: MFAIMPMETEGHGREFGRRQKMRAKCTVEFVCKYCQRRFTKPYNLMIHERSHKDDVTFTCEVCGKSFKRQENLKQHRSIHSVPYKGSNGYSNGYSNGYSRY
- the drm gene encoding protein drumstick isoform X3; amino-acid sequence: MFAIMPMETEGHGREFGRRQKMRAKCTVEFVCKYCQRRFTKPYNLMIHERSHKDDVTFTCEVCGKSFKRQENLKQHRCGWR
- the drm gene encoding protein drumstick isoform X1, which encodes MFAIMPMETEGHGREFGRRQKMRAKCTVEFVCKYCQRRFTKPYNLMIHERSHKDDVTFTCEVCGKSFKRQENLKQHRYIIISFLSSFYRQFLFVCSFCVVFFVFFVFFVFDFFFLFRSEDFYFCTLARNTYTRSDP